One Phaseolus vulgaris cultivar G19833 chromosome 11, P. vulgaris v2.0, whole genome shotgun sequence genomic window carries:
- the LOC137819403 gene encoding uncharacterized protein → MKLQGEVKGSIALVLIDSGASHNFISAKLVSKLGLPIESTPLYNVRLGDGHKKGASGCCQGVKVKLGNYRFEETFFLFELGGVDMILGVAWLATLGEVKVNWKTLTMNFCINGQQVQIRGDPKLSRTLVTPKALNKETEIEAVSLIWELESADQPNAYHTESDRKIVGLTGKQTTELKDVLKECAGVFEETKQLPPNREIDHKIPIKAGIDPINVRPYRYPHLLKTEIEKQVDEMLKAGIIRPSNSPYSSPVILVKKKDAAGGSMWIIGP, encoded by the coding sequence ATGAAGTTACAAGGGGAAGTGAAGGGAAGTATAGCATTGGTATTGATTGATAGTGGGGCTAGCCACAATTTCATATCGGCCAAGTTGGTTAGCAAATTGGGATTACCAATTGAGTCCACACCATTGTATAATGTGAGGTTAGGTGATGGCCATAAGAAAGGAGCAAGTGGGTGCTGTCAAGGCGTGAAGGTGAAGCTGGGAAATTATAGGTTTGAAGAGACCTTTTTCCTTTTTGAGTTAGGAGGGGTGGATATGATCTTGGGAGTAGCTTGGTTGGCAACGTTGGGTGAAGTGAAAGTCAATTGGAAAACGTTGACGATGAATTTCTGCATTAACGGCCAGCAGGTGCAAATTAGAGGAGATCCCAAGTTATCTAGGACCTTGGTGACTCCTAAGGCTTTAAACAAGGAGACGGAGATCGAAGCAGTGTCCCTCATATGGGAACTAGAGAGCGCTGACCAGCCCAATGCATATCATACCGAGAGTGACAGGAAGATTGTGGGGCTGACGGGGAAGCAAACAACCGAATTAAAAGATGTTCTCAAGGAATGTGCAGGGGTTTTTGAAGAAACCAAGCAATTGCCACCCAACAGGGAGATTGATCATAAAATCCCAATTAAAGCTGGGATAGATCCGATTAATGTCAGACCGTATAGGTACCCACATCTGCTAAAAACAGAGATAGAGAAGCAAGTTGACGAAATGCTGAAGGCAGGGATAATCAGACCCAGCAACAGCCCGTATTCGAGTCCTGTGATCCTAGTAAAAAAGAAGGATGCAGCTGGAGGTTCTATGTGGATTATAGGGCCTTGA